In Brassica napus cultivar Da-Ae chromosome A3, Da-Ae, whole genome shotgun sequence, the sequence ttTTCTTCAATAGTTTACTCTATAAtaaaattactctatttttataagaattataaaaaaataaataaatttggattGGAGATGATCTTAATGGAACGTCTCAATTTCCATTTTGTCCGCCTACTACTTGCGTAATCTAAAATAAACTCGTACGTTCATCTATGATATTTCACTAGCaacaactttttttgtttatttcccaataaataaaattaacaaaatacgAGATTATAATGATTAGGGTATACTATACGACATGCACGTTTACATATAAATCTTGGGGCTAAAACTTGTAAACGACGAGAATTTTAGGGCCACaagtaattttaataaaattagcttgtgttatttttaattagattaatataaatcaaaacaaatccTTCGAACTCAAAATTCGAATATTCCatttctcttctccttcatctcgttcttcttcttctctctcttttcgaCCGATCGTTtcaggagagagagatggagagaggaggaggaggagaagaagaaacaacaatGGGCGACGTTAATCCGCCAACACCTTCGAAATCGGTGACTCCGAGATATTTTCTGAGCTTTTGGGAGGTCACGGCAGCTTCCGGCGTCGTTTTGGGGTTTCTCATTGGCCTTGTTTGCGTTTATCTCACAATGCCTCAATCTGATTACAGCTTCCTCAAGATACCTCGTAATCTCCATGACCTTCAGATCCTCAGGTCAATTTTAAAACGTTTCTATAATTTGATTGCTtctgtgttttcttttttacaaaTTGCAAGTCGTTAGGATTAATGGATGAATGATTTTTAACATCTTAGAGCTTTTGTGTGTTGCAGAGATAACCTGGAGGTTTACACAAGTGATTACACAGTTCAAGTTCTTGTCGGATATTCTCTGGTGTATGTTTTTATGCAGACATTCATGATTCCTGGAACTGTGTTCATGTCTTTGCTTGCTGGTGCTCTCTTTGGAGTTTTCAAAGGCATGGTTCTTGTTGTCTCCACTGCAACAGCTGGtgcttcttcttgcttcttcctCTCTAAGCTCATTGGTAGACCTTTGATCTTCTCGCTTTGGCCCGACAAGCTCGTCTTCTTCCAAGATCAggtttggaaaagaaaaaaacaacaaaagacaAAATAGTTTTTGTCCTTATTTTCGATTCGAACAATTAGGCCTGCGAGGTTGGTTTATATGGTTAGTCACAAAATTTTACCAAAATGAACCAAAATAAACTCGGTTCATTAATCGGTTAGTTTGTTTCTATaaattatatcaaattcaaCCAGATTTTCCATGAGATTCTAGTGTAATTTGGTTAAAATTTGGATAATTGTggttaaattttcttatattgaCTACTTCAGTTTGAAATTTGGATATGATTTCCATTTGATTTGgtataaatcaatatatttttattataaatatgatttCCATTTGATTTGgtataaatcaatatattttgattataaattttttatagaaaatatgtaaaaaaaaacggACTAACTGGATTATCCATATGATAACCATTTTTCTATAAATCTGCTGAACTGAACCGAACTATTAACTAACTTCAACCAGaaaccaatttttttgtttagccTGGTTCGGTTAATTTCTGCAGGCCTAGATTTTATGAATAATCCTCAAAGGgtgttttggttttttttaggttgctagaaggAAAGACGGTTTGCTGAACTATATGCTGTTCTTGAGACTAACACCAACATTGCCCAACACTTTCATCAATGTTGCTTCTCCAATTGTTGATGTTCCTTACCATATCTTCTTCCTCGCTACATTCATCGGTCTGATTCCTGCTGCATTTGTCACTGTCCGGGTATGTTCATTTCTGGCATCTTCCTTGTTATGATCTTACGGTTTCAGTGAGTATATGAATGTTCGCCAATTATAACGTGTTTGGTTTTGTGGCACAGGCTGGGATAGCTCTTGGAGAGCTACAATCACTGGGAGATCTCTATGATTTCAGCTCGATGGCGACTCTGTTTCTCATCGGTGTGCTCTCTGTGACTCCAACCCTAATTAGCAAGAAGAAGGcttagaagaagaacaagatcaAATGGAAACATAAGACAAAGCTATCACATGCATACGATGATGACTCTTTGTGTATATATTTAGGATGTTAGGACTCAAAACCAACATGTtctctaaatgtttttaaactcAAAAAATGTACTAGAAAAATATATCGCAAATGGGTTTGTTTCATGGGCCGTTTGACAACATGTTTATAGGCTTAggtttataaaatcaaaattatccATTAAAGTGGCCTGGCCTGAAATTTCTTCGCGTGGGGTTCAAACCGATTCTAACGACACGTGAGGATGCCAAGTGCAAACACTATTCTCGCCTTCACTTGAATAGAGAagctcacaaactaaacaaatatCTTAACGAGAAGTTCTTGGACCTTTTGCCAGCTTTGGACTTCGAAGGTCTAGTTCTAAGGTTAGAATCCCAAACATGATATTATAATGTGTGTTACAAAGCTCAGCGAACAATAACATCATCCAACCCAACTTGGAACGGCTGCCTAAAGCATAAACCAACCAAGAAAAACTTATTACATTCATTGCTGCTAGACATTTATGCCTCATGGTTTCGcatgaaattaaaaaaacgaTGAGAGAGGAATATGGACTGTTGTTCTATCGTTAAGTGGATGAAGCCGTATTTTCCGGCACCCAAGAAAGACACCAACATGGATAAACGTTTGATAAGTCTGCAGAACTTTAATCCAAGAGAAGTAAACAAAATGATCTAAGAGATTATGCTGAAAACTGATTAATGGAATAGAAAGCATGAAACTGAGAGGGTCTATTAATATTACAAAGCTAACATCGATTTGAATCATTTTTTCAATTGTAGTTATCATTGATTTGCTTTCGAAAACTTAGGGcctttaaaattatgttttttaaattatgtttcaaGTTTATTAACATATTATTGGATTCATCATTATAGTATTAGGAAATAATTGTATTGGTTATTACTGATAATTTAGCTAACAATAAAATTTGTTGTGAATTTATTCACCCAATGAAAGTTAGACTGTATCCTCCTAATACCAATTCTAGCAACATTAATTTTTGCTTATAACTTTCACTTTACTGCCCGAAGTGAATTTCAACTTACCAGTTTcgtagattttttttgtcagcaatttCGTAGCTTATTAAACATAAGGAACTCGTAAATACGTTAAATGaagaatcaatttttttttaaatgaggtGGACATATGTTGTAAGTGACAGTCGTGGAAAGGATCCTGATCACTACAAGAAGTTCCGATTGGGGGAAGCCTTTTAAGGTGACAAAAGGTGCTATCGGAGTATAggtacaaacaaaaaaactcaagTCCCTCTAAAAACATACGGGGTTGGTTCAGTCTctcaagtaaatataaataaaccaATATCATGTCAAAACTAAGAAAAATAACTCTTACATTAACCTCTTTTATGTAATTTCGAAAACGCTTGTCATAATGTTTGTATTATTACTATTATGACATGCTAATCTTAGCCAAGAAAATAGAGTATCTATTAAACATTATGACAAGCGTTTTCGAAATTACATGTTTTCATTATATTGATTATGGCAGTTCAAAACTTCATCATAAAACACTTACTAAATATAGCTAAATCAACTGTTTTAAAGAATGTTTTGCTTCTATTAACATGATCACTCTAGTATGAATATATGCTATAAATATGATCCAAGTTGCTTTTTGTAATTAAACGTTTGTAGAGTTAATAAACTGTAAAAGAAtaaggaattttttttgttaatttggaaaaaaaaaacagatatctACCCTCTACGCAGTGCCGTGCGAAGGGTTTTAGGGGCCTAAggcaagttttaaaaataaatttatatataactataaaaaaaaaaaatttctaatacGATATATCACTTTCGCGAAATACATAAGTTTAACACTTAcaagaataaatttattacgTAAATATGTTATGTTATGTCCTATAAGAAAAAAGTATATGGATTTAGAAATTGAGTTATTCgattctcgtagaaattttttttagaaataagtTTAAACAACTAAactagaaattattttaaattttggggcCCTAAAAAACGTAATATTATTCGGGGGCCTAAGGCGAATGCCTTTTTCAATACACTGTAGGCACGCCTCTGCAGGCTCTACGgctgagatatatatatatgtatcgaTCAAATAGACGTTACAagagaaagaaatatatatatactgatcgataggaaaaatatgattgattgttTGCAGTTTTTCaactagtttttggtttttgtttttccaaaaactaCTTTTTAGCCAATCaagatttttgagaaatttattCCTTATAAGTTAGagaaattagtttttaaaataactacatctttctaaacaaaaaccaaatctaagtttttcaagttttttgcTTCACGttgattgtttttctttttattacaaatattattatttaataatactaAGCCTTCTAGTTTTTAGTAATGTACCATTATTTCTAATGACGTGTATCTACTATTCAGTTGGATGTCCGGATaagataattttgaaattttatttatttaaaataaataatatatcattttatGTTAAATAGTATTATATACGTAAGAATCAACGTTGTATCAATGCTAATCAGTTTAACATCATTCATGTTCCACGAGCACACAAtcaatttttagattttttagccAAGACTGCTAGATCTTTTCATAGAAAGTTACATTTTATtcgttgttctattccggtctagTTACCCAGGTCACCTCAAGATTGAGTAATAAAATGATCGTTTGAcgtcgaaaaaaaaaaatcaatgataatcaaaattaaGATTAAACTAACTAAAACTAGTAAAAATATGTGAATGATAATTCACCTAAtaataaattgatttttatattttttttgctttactATAAAagaattcacaaaaaaataagtttatcgataaaattaatttcattaagtaaaatttaactattaaaataactatCCAATCAATTTCCTTAAAAAACTGATTCTTTAAAATATGGACAATAAGGCtaagtaaaaataatttgtttaacatatataatatgaacatattttataaaaacatgtatttttcaaaaaaatagacaaaaaaataaaattaactacttaaaaattattttatgtgttaaGAGATATATtggtattatttattaaaaatgatatttattttagtaattttaattttatttaaaataaattaacttataagtgaagttcttaaaaataataaataacttttaaattaaataaataactaatcaaattttacagaaaacaaaatatacagaaattcaaaaaaaaaaaaccacaaactAGAATCTAGTATCACCATTCAAGTTTTTTTGAGAAACTAAAAtctacatcaaaatcaaaaaccaaaaatcaaaaaccaaaatctaaaatctaaaaaccaaaattcaaaATGCCAAAAACCATgtaaacaatcatcacctaaaAATGGGTTCGAAGATAAAATAAGTATATACACTCTCATGCATTACATTTTACGTTTGGTATAATATTGCTCATAAATCAATTAAACAcagaaatattaatatatataagaagatagCTCAACTAGGGACCTTTACCAGAGAATATAATTTCCAAAAAGGCTCAATTGATTAATCAAAAGAAAATTCCCTTACAGATAAGCACCACAGCACATCGGTTTCATAACTTAATAAGTCTGCTTTCCTATACGAGATTCCCATAAAATCATTAACAATTTTAGTTGAATTATTATAAGGATATGGATCTAATATAATGAGTTTAACTAAACGAGAAGAAAGAACAATCATCATCcctacaaaatcaaatttaatttcaTCCACACTTATGGGAATCAGgcattaatatataaagagactatgaaaatatataatgaacCAAAAAGACcatataatagtaatttttcatACTGATCCAAGAAGTATAATATTCATCTTTCACTAAAGTGTGCTTTCTCCAAATATCTAcatccaaatatatatacatagagagagaggagagtaCATGCACAAAGAAAGTATGACTATAGGTACAGTAAAACCTAAAACATGACATGATTGCAGTAAAATTGGAGAAATATAAAgcaaaataacaaacaaatagGTTTCATTGTTGAGTTCCTTAAGATGAAACCAGAACATAATGttattattactatatatatgatAGCTAGGgcttcaaaaaattgaaaaacaaagttgAATTGACACCTAAACATAGACAGACAATGatgtatgtttatatatatggttATCTCCATGGCACAAACATATATACAGAATCACATGTATAGCCATATCTATATTACCACATGTATATAAGAGTCCAATATAACAGCAATTAAGAAGATCTATATAAGCAATTTTCTTAGAATTTTAGTAGTGTCACATTGTTTCTAATTTCTATTTGagaaaaatattagaaaacaaaaatttaagtGATACATTTATCaacaaccccccccccccccccccccccccccctccctaAAATATGTATTGGTTATAATCATTGCACTGACTAAAACACAAAAGCACCTGGACTTAACTACAAACCAACAAAACCTATTTAGTGCAACAATTGTAGAAATTTGATTCATAACCGATGTAACCTTTACTCAAATTCTAAAAGACTGGTTAAATTCAAATTTGTGGTATAAGAAGTGATTAATGTGAAAAAGATGGAGGATATTTCATCGCAGACGAACACAAATACAAAAGAGTTTCACAGAAGGAGAAAAGAGTTGAAACATAAAATTCTAccaaacgtaaaaaaaaaaaaaacagaaaataaaaaacccTAAGCTGCTTAACACGATGAACAAGATAATGTCCAGAATCACGATGATAAATTGAAATTCATTAGTCCATTAGAAACTTCTCTAACCTTTCTTCACTCTCGCAAATTCTTGGCCGGAAAAGCTTCCTCCGCCGGTATATAGAAATATACTCATCAGAATGGACCTCTTCCACCTGAATTCCCCGGCCAACCTTCCACCGGAAGTTGCACATTTGGTTGCATATTCATCGGTAAATTAAAGAACGGAAgtccacctcctcctccgccaGCAACCTCCGGAAACAAATTACCTCCGCCGttagctcctcctcctcctccgagATGTTGCTGCTCATCTTCTTCCAAAGGAAGTCTCTCATAAGCAACATTAGTAAACGAAGCAGCGATTACAATCACCGGTCCAGCCGCCGTAAGCTCACCAACGACGCTTCCTCCAATGACCTGTCCTTGTCCTCCGGCCACGAATATAGTCAAACTCGTTGCTCCGGGAGGAGCCGGAGGAGGAAGAAACGATCCGGAGAGAGAAAGAATCTCGAACGTTCCTTGTAGCGTCACAACCGCTCCAGCCGCGGATGGCTGACGTATGCTGACGTTCGTCACAGTTCCGCTACCGCTCAAAACGCAGATCCCTCGCTGCCTTCGACGAGCGTAAGTCGCAACGCAGTCGAAAACGTCGCAGCCGTTTGTTACTTCAAGAATGTGAGCTCTAAGAGTGTTTGCGCTCTCGCGCGTGATTATCACCGGAGGTTTCGGTTTGTTTTTGGATCCCGGTGGTCTGCCACGTGGACGACGGCCAACaccgtctcctcctcctccgccatgACCTCCTCCGGAGCTTCCTGATCCTCCTCCACCTGAGGCTAAGTCAAGACCTTGGTGGTTGTTGTCTTCGTCGTCTGCAGTGAAATGACCTATTCCGACGCCAGGAGTGACGTCATCGGAAGAGGAGTTGTGGTGAAGGTGGAGATCGGGACGATGGAGCTGGTGATTAACGTAACGAAAAGATGTGCCTAGATCAAGACCAGCCATGCTCACATCAAAAGCAAAGGAGAgattttaatttgtaaaaaaaattatataaaaaccaCGCACACACACAACAAGATTAAAATAAAGCTTCTCTTCTAtgtagattttctatatttttttcttttaaacgcacaaaaatataaactagaATATAGTGAGAGAGGATTGAGGAGAAGTTAGGAAGATGAAAATGGAAGGAGAAAGGGAAATGATAAAAAGTAGAAGGAGAAGGTGAGACTAAAATATAgcattaaagaagaagaaaaatatgtttgtgtatatatagatatatgtatGTAAATGTAGTCACTTGTCTAACCTAAAcgcttacaaatatttatttaatatatacttCGTCTTGGTATCGActttaattcaaaatttcacctctttgagaattttatgtcgttttgtgtgttttgtgaCTCTCCACTCTTCTTCTCCAAGGGCGTGAACTATACGCGAGTACCATGGCATTAGCAACAAAATATTAAGAGAGTATTCAACTAAGAATTTGCagtgatttttattaaataacaaattcaATGTTATTtaatcatgaattttaattaaaattttatttaaaatctattattattaaatttaatattttacaaaaataaaatgaaatccactattattaaaaatattttaacttttagaGTTTTAAGTGATTTCAGAGTGTTTGGAttaaattttttagttaaacaaattaaaagttaaattttaTGGTTTTAGATGATATTCTAGATTGACTTAACAAAAATCACTGTAAACTCGGTGGTTCGTTAACATCAGATTGAATACACCTCTTTAAGTGTTTTAATTTGCATTGGTGTTTTCGTTATAttaacaaatttatatattgtgCATACTTTTTTCTTGTGCATACTTGTATTAAAATAGAACTCTAATGGATAGTAATTTAGTCTAAATTTACTTTATTAAGAAcgtgttttgtttttatgtatcTGTTTGTGATTCATAAAGGCTTTTCGTAAGAAGATTAAATCACaaattttctttacaaattATGACTATACagaactattttattaaaagcatattttgtgttttgttattTAAGATTCATATAGTTATTTGTGAGATACTTAAAAAGTTATCTTTACAAATTAGAATAATCATTTGTCGTATATAACAACGATACTAAACAACCTAAATTTGGTATTGAAATTGGTGAATACAAAGCTTCACAtttgaacaaagaaaaaagcTTCATCGTTAGATTGATGGAAGTAGTCTCCACGCGCATATTAGGCATATTAGAAGTTGGGAAGGAGATGTATGTGAGTGGGTGTGatataattgatataaagttaaaatatttggagaaaatgaaagtttaatTAAGATGAACAAAGCCATCATGATAATATGTGGTTGGGGTTATCTTGTGGGTTTCATCAAGATGCTTCGTCTTTTCTGTCCTTCAAAACATTCTCCACCATCATTGCATTGCCTCTGTTATTATtgataatttgtttaaaattgaaaaacactGTGTATATACCTTATTTTTATTGCAATAATGTTAGTTTACTATTTTAAGATGGGTTATACAATATACAtgtaaaaatatagtaaaagttAAGATGTATAAGCAATTAGAAAAAACCAAAACTTGGGCCAGCACAGATGTATAAATAAATCTTGGAAATCGAATTATTGTTAGTTAACCATGGTTAACTAAAAAGTTGACCAATATTAAtcgaaattaaatttaattagagagagagaggaaagagaATATCAAGTGGGGAGAGATCAGAAGCGGCGCGTGGGGTCCACGATTGTCTGAACCATTTGGATGGGTTTCTCTTCGGTCTCATGGAGAGCTGGAGTTTTTATTTGGCTTTGACCGTCTTTGGTTGGAGATTAGTTGGATCTAATCATTTCAAACCAATAATTTCGTGCCTTTATTAATGTTGTTACATTCAGTTCATTGtttaaattttgcttattttctTTTGGATTATTCTTTCTCAATTTCACAAACGGTATCGTCTTTAAAGTAATtgatttaaattacaaaaaattgttttacaTTTCCGTATATGTACCAAAATCTTAATTTACCCTTTACTCAAATCTAGTAGACTTTGAATTGACATTATCATTTAATCTGTACTAtcttaaacaaaaacataataatgtaCTTACTTTGCATAAAATGTGTCAAACCGACACAAAAGACAACGGATGAACTGAACAGATTTGTActgtatcaaaataaataaaaatatgataagaaCAAGTTAGTGAAGTTGTTTACATCAGAAATCATGTTAGTTTTTAGCATGAAGAAAAACCTAAATGAGTTAACTTTATGTGTTgactaataaattaaatatatttttttaattaactatAATTGAAACCAACTTTAATTTACTAACATGAAATTTCATAATTATGGGTTTTCAAGTGCTGAAATTGTAGTATTTTCTGAAGACATCTCTAATCATTGTTGTTCAATAAGATTTGGAGATTTTCCAACGAATATAAGCAGTTAACTTGAACTTACCACGGATGTGGCAGCCCGGTTGGTTTAAGCGCAGGCGTTGGTGCTGTTGCACTCCTGGGTTCGATCCACCGTGGGAGGAGTGTCCAGGGCCTTAACCAGGTACAGACACAGGCTGGCTCCGGGCCTAGGGGAGGAGAGTAGGGCCTAAGGCCCGAACCCATCCcctggttaaaaaaaaaaaaaaaaaaaaaaaagttaacttGAACTTTTGTTTCTTACTATAATTACTGTTTTCAAGACCAGGGCTAATTTTGTTATATGTAAGGAGACATAATCACAATACCGTGTTCAAAACCGTCAGATCGAATTGAAACAACAAATCTTAGCTGGTTGATCAGTAGCATAGCAACAGTCCCagttaattaaaatgaaaaatattttcactCTAAACTATCTGATTTGAATATGCATATGATAGTATGCATTTTGTGGAACAGATTCTATAAAATGATACCATCAAATCAAAGAACCTGTGTCTCTTAATAATTTGTTTAGTTGGCTTCAAAATTTTAGGGTTAATTACACGTTCCACGTGCAAAAGTTTGTAGATCTTTTTAACTTTAAAGATACACTAGATCTCGATCTGCGCAACTGCgcaaattttgttttcatttatttttatataaatattttgttttcaattctaaattattatatattataatatatgtgtcttATCGATTTTtcaaacataataagtttacggcatattttttcattgaataggttattttaaattttcacatgtatttgtatcttcttttatatatatattttcagattattatttcattattaaaatcgtaactatatatataaaaattagtaaaatattattttattgtcatattcaaagatattgtaacattttataaatttagaaagtttgtagaaattaaacttttcgcttcatagatttatattatcgagtaaataattaaacatttagtttttgtttaatttttaaaataaattatatagtttaaaatttgttttcgttggtttaaggtagtaaagattaataattgttagataatatgatttttgttattttgaaaaaaatctttataattttaaaagttaactttgacaaatatttaaatatttaacatatggaggtatagtattacaacattaaattatatctatttaatttatattatctacaAATCCAGTGGATCATTTATTCTTTAAAtacaattattgatagcccaataaaaatttctggtatgcccaaaatttaaatgataagattagagattaaatgtaacatgactttttaaGAACGTGGGTGATTGGTTGGACTGTAACTGTAGAAAATTTACTTTAGAATTTAGTCTGTAGAAATTTTTGATTTAGCTTTAAGagatgtagctttaaaatttcttaCAGCTAGAAAGATGaggctttagaaaataagatttttacaatcattatttttatgtttttgctgtaactttagttttttggTTGTAACTTTAAAAACTAAGATAAAGCATGATTGATAGTATTTAAGGTTGTAGATtaaaattaaagctaaagtcACTTTCTACAGCTCAACCAATCACGTCCAATATATTCactaaatctattttttttaaatcacacatgaatcaatgttgtgacttctgttttaatatactAGATTAAAGCTTCTACAATAATATACATTCAAAAGGGCTTTCTTTGCAGTGAAAATTGACCATTTAGTTTTACGAAtacagtatatatattgtaggaAAAATGTTGTAAGTCAGAGTCGCTTCTATTTGTTTAAATTATAGtatctacaatatttttaaaataacttgaTAAGCTGATGTATTTGTGTCCACTATAATTAAAAAGCAAAATCCATTGGTAATCAGGACTTTTGTAACGAACGTAGTGGTATCTGACAAAGCCATATAAACATTGTTCAtccatttattttatgttttatctttatttattgttttacatataatattttaaggTTGTATGTGGCTTATGGTTCCTTATCCAATAGCATTTGTgaaggcatatatatatatatatatatatttttaaatattgaagtAAGTGGGTctttaagttattaattttaaattgccCAATGCCGTCcttaaaatatgtttaattaacaAGGTAGGTAACCATATTTTACACACGTATAATATATGAAACATAATACAGTTTTTGTTTAGTCGGTAGATAGATTATTACGTAAGTTAT encodes:
- the LOC125607109 gene encoding AT-hook motif nuclear-localized protein 23 produces the protein MAGLDLGTSFRYVNHQLHRPDLHLHHNSSSDDVTPGVGIGHFTADDEDNNHQGLDLASGGGGSGSSGGGHGGGGGDGVGRRPRGRPPGSKNKPKPPVIITRESANTLRAHILEVTNGCDVFDCVATYARRRQRGICVLSGSGTVTNVSIRQPSAAGAVVTLQGTFEILSLSGSFLPPPAPPGATSLTIFVAGGQGQVIGGSVVGELTAAGPVIVIAASFTNVAYERLPLEEDEQQHLGGGGGANGGGNLFPEVAGGGGGGLPFFNLPMNMQPNVQLPVEGWPGNSGGRGPF
- the LOC106444396 gene encoding uncharacterized membrane protein At4g09580-like — protein: MERGGGGEEETTMGDVNPPTPSKSVTPRYFLSFWEVTAASGVVLGFLIGLVCVYLTMPQSDYSFLKIPRNLHDLQILRDNLEVYTSDYTVQVLVGYSLVYVFMQTFMIPGTVFMSLLAGALFGVFKGMVLVVSTATAGASSCFFLSKLIGRPLIFSLWPDKLVFFQDQVARRKDGLLNYMLFLRLTPTLPNTFINVASPIVDVPYHIFFLATFIGLIPAAFVTVRAGIALGELQSLGDLYDFSSMATLFLIGVLSVTPTLISKKKA